From the Phreatobacter oligotrophus genome, the window GGCCTCGATTTCGCCTTCGCCGACAGCGGCGATGGCCCGGCCGTCTTCGTCATCCTGCTCGCCGGCTTCCTCATTTGCGGCGCGGCCCTGGTGGTGGAGGTGAAGTACACGCCGCCCTTCTGGGTCCATGCGCTGATCTTCGGGCCGATGGTGCTGATCGTCTGCCTCGGCCTCCTGCGGCCGATGAAGGGGCTGATGATCGCCCTCCAGTATCGCAACAATGCGCGCGAGGGCCGGCTCGACAGCAGGGATGCCTGACCCTATCTGACCGGCATGACAGCATCCGATCTGCCCGCATCCGACCGCCCGCGCGCCGCACGGCTGAAGAGCCTCGTGGTGCCGGGGCTCGCCGCGCTCGCGGCACTGGCGATCCTGCTGACGCTCGGAACCTGGCAGCTGAACCGCCTTGCCTGGAAGACCGGGCTCATCGCGCAGGTGGAGGAGCGCAGCCGCGCAGCGCCCGTGCCCCTGCCTCCACGTGCCACCTGGGCGGCCATGAGCGCCGAGCGCGACGAATATCGGCGCGTTTCAGTGTCAGGCCGCTTTCGCCACGAGGCGGAGGCCTATCTCTTCCATGTCGCCGGTGACAGCCGCCAGGCGGATCGCAACCGGCCATCCGGACAGGGCTATTTCGTGCTGACGCCCCTGGTCCTCGCCGACGGGTCCAGCGTCATCGTCAACCGCGGCTTCGTGCCGACGGATCGCCGCGATCCCGCCTCCCGCCGCGAGGGACTTGCCGAGGGGCCGGTGACCGTCACCGGCCTCGTGCGCTTCCCCGAGGCGCGCGGCACCTTCGCGGCCGTGGACGACACGGCGCGGCGGATCTTCTACACCCGCGATCTGGCCGCCATCGCCCGCGCGCAGGGGCTTGAGGCCACGGCCACCGCTCCCTTCTCCGTCGATGCCGACGCCACGCCGGTCGCCGGGGGCTGGCCGGTCGGCGGCGAGACGCGGCTGAGCTTCACCAACCGCCATCTCGAATATGCGGTGACGTGGTACGGGCTCGCCCTGACGCTGGTCGGCGTCTTCGGCGTCTTCGCCCGCCAGCGGCTCAAGGGGCGCTGACTTTACGCCGCCTTTGCGGTTCCCGGCCTGATCGATATGGCGCCTTGGCGGCCGGCGCGGCGATGGTCCCGGCGGTCCCCACAAGGAGGGCGCCGCCATGATCCCCATCGCACGTCACCGCATCGTTCTCAGGGCCATGAGGCCCGTCATCCGCTCCCGCAATCAGCCGGCGCCGATCAGCGCCTGGCGTGAGGTCGGCCACCGCCTGCTCGTCGCCACCGGCCTCGCGCTGCTCGTCGTCACGGTCCTAGCGGCGCGCGTCGCCTTGACCTGGCAGGGCTGACCGCCATGCCCCATCGCCTCAGCCCCGGCGCCAAGATCTTCATCGTCTGTCCGTCCGAGGATGGTCTGTGGATCGCGCGGGAAACCCACGGCCTTGCGGAAGGCCTCTTCCTGCAGCGCCGCGATGCCGTCCGCTTCGCCATGAGCGAGGGCGGGACGGAAAACATGGTCTGCCTCAGCGACACTGCGGCCTGCCCGTCCTGGCGCGGCCGCGGCCAGCGATGACGGGCAGCCGGCCCGATCACAAGCCACCGGCCTCCACCGCATCGGCCCGCTGCCATACGGCCAAACGCCAGACCGCCGAGCTTGCCGCGTTGTTCCAGGCCTATGTCGAGGCGCTGCATCCGCTCGTCTCGGACATGGTGCGGGCAGGCCTGTCCCCTGATGAGACCGCGGCGGCGCTGAACCGCCGCGGCATCCCGTGCTGGGGCCGTGACCGCTGGACGCCGTCCCTGGTGAGGACCGTGCTGCGGCAGCGCCCCTGATGCGAGCCGCGGCTCACATCCCCTCGGGCTTGCCGACCACCA encodes:
- a CDS encoding SURF1 family protein, which gives rise to MTASDLPASDRPRAARLKSLVVPGLAALAALAILLTLGTWQLNRLAWKTGLIAQVEERSRAAPVPLPPRATWAAMSAERDEYRRVSVSGRFRHEAEAYLFHVAGDSRQADRNRPSGQGYFVLTPLVLADGSSVIVNRGFVPTDRRDPASRREGLAEGPVTVTGLVRFPEARGTFAAVDDTARRIFYTRDLAAIARAQGLEATATAPFSVDADATPVAGGWPVGGETRLSFTNRHLEYAVTWYGLALTLVGVFGVFARQRLKGR
- a CDS encoding DUF983 domain-containing protein, with translation MTYYQEQSPVSTGLKGRCPRCGEGHLFDGFLSVKPKCSACGLDFAFADSGDGPAVFVILLAGFLICGAALVVEVKYTPPFWVHALIFGPMVLIVCLGLLRPMKGLMIALQYRNNAREGRLDSRDA